In the Sarcophilus harrisii chromosome 3, mSarHar1.11, whole genome shotgun sequence genome, one interval contains:
- the LOC111720235 gene encoding zinc finger protein 345-like gives MAPGSRSPSSQELVTFRDIIVAFTKEEWGLLDPSQKELYKEVTLESVQNLLSLGRVSDKFAENITLKTMEGDSDGETRFQVNELTRKLGIFVEECDLQRVMIDVSCDFELKEIHGSNIKEDQHPKSECQLIEIGKRFGQSSTLNLYKNISSETGCLQDKGYSKCFTEEVEPVKSQETPRHQKVHTGEKLFVCNQCGKAFTNSSNLSMHQKTHTGEKPYECSHCGKPFTFSFQRALHQKIHTGENLFYCNQCGKAFTRRSSLVKHQRIHTGEKLFNCNQCGKAFTWKSSLVKHQRVHTGEKPFVCSCCGKAFTNSSNLNAHQKIHTGEEPYECSPSGKVFTFPFHLAVHQNLFYCNQCGKAFRWKSSLAKHQRVHTGEKPYVCNQCGKAFTSSSNLYAHQKIHTGEKFYDCSHCGKAFTQRSRLAVHQRIHTGENLFDCNQCGKTFTQRYNLAKHQRVHTGEKPFVCNQCGKAFTQRCSLAKHQRIHTGEKPFVCNHCEKAFTSSSNLYAHQKIHTGEKLFDCNQCGKAFTQRSRLAVHQRIHTGENLFYCNQCGKAFTQRSSLAKHQRIHTGEKPFVCNHCEKAFTSSSNLYAHQKIHTGEKLYDCSQCGKAFTQRSLLAKHQRVHTGEKPFVCNHCGKAFASSSNLYAHQKIHTGEKPYECNHCGKAFRSSFNLAFHQRIHNRVKT, from the exons ATGGCCCCCGGCAGCCGGAGCCCCTCCTCCCAG GAGTTGGTGACATTCAGGGATATTATTGTGGCCTTCACCAAGGAGGAGTGGGGGCTCCTGGACCCTTCTCAGAAGGAGCTGTACAAGGAGGTCACGCTGGAGAGTGTCCAGAACCTGTTGTCCCTGG GCCGGGTGTCTGACAAATTCGCTGAAAACATCACTCTAAAAACCATGGAAGGGGATTCTG atggAGAGACCAGATTCCAAGTAAATGAGTTGACTAGAAAGCTGGGAATTTTTGTGGAAGAATGTGATCTGCAGAGAGTCATGATTGATGTTTCTTGTGACTTCGAGTTGAAAGAAATCCATGGTTCTAATATCAAGGAAGATCAACATCCAAAGAGTGAATGTCAACTTATTGAAATTGGAAAGCGATTTGGACAGTCTTCAACCCTCAACCTTTATAAGAACATTTCCTCAGAGACTGGTTGTCTTCAAGACAAGGGATATAGCAAATGTTTCACTGAAGAAGTAGAGCCGGTTAAGTCCCAGGAGACTCCTAGACATCAGAAagtccacactggagagaaactttTTGtttgtaatcaatgtggaaaggctttcaccaATAGCTCTAATCTCAGTATGCATCAGAAaactcatactggagagaagccttatgaatgtagtCACTGTGGAAAGCCTTTCACATTCTCTTTCCAACGTGCCttacatcagaaaatccacactggagagaaccttttttattgtaatcaatgtggaaaggctttcacacggAGGTCCAGTCTTGTTaagcatcagagaatccacactggagagaaactttttaattgtaatcagtgtggaaaggctttcacatggAAATCCAGTCTTGTTAAACATCAGAGagtccacactggagagaaaccttttgttTGTAGTTgttgtggaaaggctttcacaaatAGCTCTAACCTTAATGCtcatcagaaaatccacactggagaggaACCTTATGAATGTAGTCCAAGTGGAAAAGTTTTTACATTCCCTTTCCACCTTGCTGTACATCAGAATCTTTTTTATTgcaatcagtgtggaaaggctttcagatgGAAGTCCAGTCTTGCTAAACATCAGAGagtccacactggagagaaaccttatgtttgtaatcagtgtggaaaggctttcaccaGTAGTTCTAATCTTTATgcacatcagaaaatccacactggagagaagttTTATGACTGTAGTcattgtggaaaggctttcacacagAGGTCCCGCCttgctgtacatcagagaatccacactggagagaatcTTTTTGATTGTAATCAGTGTGGGAAGACTTTCACACAGAGGTATAATCTTGCCAAACATCAGAGagtccacactggagagaaaccttttgtgtgtaatcaatgtggaaaggctttcacgcAGAGGTGCAGTCTCGccaaacatcagagaatccacacaggagagaaaccttttgtTTGTAATCATTGTGAAAAGGCTTTCACCAGTAGCTCTAATCTTTATgcacatcagaaaatccacactggagagaagcttTTTGATTGTAATCAGTGTGGGAAGGCTTTCACACAGAGGTCCCGCCTTGctgtccatcagagaatccacactggagagaatcttttttattgtaatcagtgtggaaaagctttcacaCAGAGGTCAAGTCTTGCCAAACATCAGAGAAtacacactggagagaaaccttttgttTGTAATCATTGTGAAAAGGCTTTCACCAGTAGCTCTAATCTTTATgcacatcagaaaatccacactggagagaagcttTACGACTGTagtcagtgtggaaaggctttcacacagAGATCCCTTCTTGCTAAACATCAGAGAgttcacactggagaaaaaccttttgtGTGTAATCATTGTGGAAAGGCTTTTGCCAGCAGCTCTAATCTTTATgcacatcagaaaatccacactggagagaagccttatgagtGTAATcattgtggaaaggctttcagatcCAGCTTCAATCTTGCTttccatcagagaattcacaatCGGGTGAAAACTTAG